DNA sequence from the Oscillatoria salina IIICB1 genome:
CTTGTTTCAAGAGGAAATACAGCCTTAGATCGTGCAATCGGGAGAGCGATCGCTAAAGTTGTCCCTTTTCCCACAGTAGAATCACTTGTAATTGTCCCACCATGTTTTTCGGTGATAATTTGGTAAGCGATCGCCATTCCTAAACCGGTACCTTTGCCAACATTTTTGGTGGTAAATCCTTGTTCAAAAATA
Encoded proteins:
- a CDS encoding ATP-binding protein, with the translated sequence IFEQGFTTKNVGKGTGLGMAIAYQIITEKHGGTITSDSTVGKGTTLAIALPIARSKAVFPLETRRFAEL